The following are encoded together in the Pseudomonas sediminis genome:
- the nqrM gene encoding (Na+)-NQR maturation NqrM, with product MTFLVVFLAMVLVVGMMAVGVIMGRKPIAGSCGGIANLGIEKECSICGGSREKCEEVNRDKSEAPNTDLAYDASKR from the coding sequence ATGACTTTTCTGGTTGTATTTCTGGCCATGGTTCTGGTCGTCGGCATGATGGCCGTCGGCGTGATCATGGGGCGCAAACCCATCGCCGGTTCCTGCGGTGGCATCGCCAACCTCGGTATCGAGAAAGAGTGCTCGATCTGTGGCGGTAGCCGTGAGAAGTGCGAAGAGGTCAATCGCGACAAGAGCGAAGCGCCCAACACCGACCTGGCTTACGACGCGAGCAAGCGCTAA
- a CDS encoding Na(+)-translocating NADH-quinone reductase subunit C has protein sequence MSSQKESTVRTLTVAVLVCLVCSVFVAGAAIALKPTQVENRLLDKQRSILAIAGLGEAGMSSAKVKQVFDSTITAKLVDLESGKFSDAFDPITFDPLKAAKDPKTSEALKGSEDIAGIKRQERYTTVYMVEKDGEVETLILPVRGYGLWSTLHGFIAVKGDLNTVVGMGFYQHGETPGLGGEVDNPKWKGQWPGKTLFDDNDKLAVQVVKGGVDPQSPNATHQVDGLAGATLTSVGVDNLLKFWLGQNGFGPFIANLRAGEA, from the coding sequence ATGTCTAGTCAAAAAGAATCCACCGTTCGCACGCTGACGGTGGCCGTGCTGGTGTGTCTGGTGTGCTCGGTGTTCGTCGCCGGCGCTGCCATCGCACTGAAGCCGACCCAGGTAGAAAACCGTCTGCTGGACAAGCAGCGCAGCATCCTGGCCATCGCCGGCCTGGGTGAGGCCGGCATGTCCAGTGCCAAGGTCAAGCAAGTGTTCGACAGCACCATCACCGCCAAGCTGGTGGACCTGGAGAGCGGCAAGTTCTCCGATGCGTTCGATCCGATCACCTTCGACCCGCTCAAGGCTGCCAAGGACCCGAAAACCTCCGAGGCTCTGAAAGGCAGCGAGGATATTGCCGGGATCAAGCGCCAGGAGCGTTACACCACCGTTTACATGGTGGAGAAGGATGGTGAAGTCGAAACCCTGATCCTGCCGGTTCGCGGCTATGGTCTGTGGTCCACCCTTCACGGTTTCATCGCCGTCAAGGGCGACCTCAATACCGTGGTCGGCATGGGCTTCTACCAGCACGGCGAGACCCCGGGTCTTGGCGGCGAGGTGGACAACCCGAAGTGGAAGGGTCAGTGGCCGGGCAAGACCCTGTTCGACGACAACGACAAGTTGGCCGTACAGGTGGTCAAGGGTGGTGTCGATCCGCAAAGCCCGAACGCTACCCACCAGGTCGATGGCCTGGCGGGCGCCACTCTGACTAGCGTCGGTGTGGACAACCTGCTGAAGTTCTGGCTCGGCCAGAACGGCTTCGGTCCGTTTATCGCTAACCTGCGTGCAGGGGAGGCTTGA
- a CDS encoding NADH:ubiquinone reductase (Na(+)-transporting) subunit B, whose translation MGIRAFLDKIEHNFEKGGKYEKWYALYEAIDTFFYRPGSVTKTTAHVRDGIDLKRMMITVWLCTFPAMFFGMWNTGYQANLIFANSPELLASQEGWRFALIGSLAGFDPNSLWDNFIQGAAYFLPVYAVTFIVGGFWEVLFASIRKHEVNEGFFVTSVLFALILPPSIPLWQVALGISFGVVIGKEVFGGTGKNFLNPALTGRAFLFFAYPAQMSGDAVWTAVDGFAGATSLSLAASGGIENVINNGITWMDAFIGTIHGSIGETSTLAIAIGGLVLLITKIASWRIVAGVMLGMIGLSLLLNLIGSNTNPMFAMPWYWHLVVGGFAFGMFFMATDPVSASMTNTGKWIFGALIGVMVVLIRVVNPAFPEGMMLAILFANLFAPLIDHFVVQANIKRRLARNV comes from the coding sequence GTGGGCATTCGTGCATTCCTCGACAAGATCGAGCACAACTTCGAGAAGGGCGGCAAGTACGAGAAGTGGTACGCCCTCTACGAGGCCATCGACACCTTCTTCTATCGTCCTGGCAGTGTGACCAAGACCACCGCTCACGTGCGTGATGGCATCGACCTCAAGCGCATGATGATCACCGTGTGGCTGTGCACCTTCCCGGCCATGTTCTTCGGCATGTGGAACACCGGCTATCAGGCCAACCTTATTTTCGCCAACAGCCCCGAGCTGCTGGCGAGCCAGGAAGGCTGGCGCTTCGCGCTGATCGGCTCGCTGGCCGGTTTCGATCCGAACAGCCTGTGGGACAACTTCATCCAGGGCGCGGCCTACTTCCTGCCTGTCTACGCGGTGACCTTCATCGTCGGCGGCTTCTGGGAAGTGCTGTTCGCTTCGATCCGCAAGCATGAGGTCAACGAAGGCTTCTTCGTCACCTCCGTGCTGTTCGCCCTGATTCTGCCGCCGAGCATTCCGCTGTGGCAGGTGGCTCTGGGCATCAGCTTCGGCGTGGTGATTGGCAAGGAAGTGTTCGGTGGTACCGGCAAGAACTTCCTCAACCCGGCACTGACCGGCCGCGCCTTCCTGTTCTTCGCCTACCCGGCGCAGATGTCGGGCGATGCGGTCTGGACTGCAGTGGACGGCTTCGCCGGCGCCACTTCGCTGAGCCTGGCGGCTTCCGGCGGTATCGAGAACGTGATCAACAACGGCATCACCTGGATGGACGCCTTCATCGGCACCATTCACGGTTCGATCGGCGAGACCAGCACCCTGGCCATTGCCATCGGCGGCCTGGTTCTGCTGATCACCAAGATCGCCTCCTGGCGCATCGTCGCCGGCGTGATGCTGGGCATGATCGGCCTGAGCCTGCTGCTCAACCTGATCGGCTCCAACACCAACCCGATGTTCGCCATGCCCTGGTACTGGCATCTGGTGGTGGGCGGTTTCGCCTTCGGCATGTTCTTCATGGCCACCGACCCGGTGTCGGCCTCCATGACCAACACCGGCAAGTGGATCTTCGGCGCCCTGATCGGCGTGATGGTGGTGCTGATTCGTGTGGTCAACCCGGCCTTCCCCGAGGGCATGATGCTGGCGATTCTGTTCGCCAACCTGTTTGCACCGCTGATCGACCACTTCGTCGTTCAGGCCAATATCAAGCGGAGGCTGGCACGCAATGTCTAG
- the nqrF gene encoding NADH:ubiquinone reductase (Na(+)-transporting) subunit F produces the protein MNYEIFLAIGMFTAIVLALVLIILAARAKLVSSGDVSIEINGEKTIVVPAGGKLLQTLADNNIFLSSACGGGGTCAQCKCVVESGGGEMLSTEESHFTRREAREGWRLSCQTPVKQDMKIEVPEEVFGVKKWECTVESNPNVATFIKELTLKLPEGENVDFRAGGYVQLECPPHTVNYKDFDIQEEYRGDWDKFNQWKYVSKVDETVIRAYSMANYPEERGLVKFNIRIASPPPGKDDLPPGKMSSYVFSLKPGDKITVYGPFGEFFAKDTDAEMVFIGGGAGMAPMRSHIFDQLKRLKSTRKISFWYGARSMRESFYNEEYDQLAAENPNFEWHLALSDPQPEDNWTGLKGFIHNVLYENYLKDHPAPEDCEFYMCGPPMMNAAVIKMLTDLGVEPENILLDDFGG, from the coding sequence ATGAATTACGAAATCTTCCTCGCCATCGGCATGTTCACCGCCATCGTTCTCGCGCTGGTGCTGATCATCCTTGCTGCGCGCGCCAAGCTGGTTTCCAGCGGTGACGTGAGCATCGAGATCAACGGCGAAAAAACCATCGTGGTACCGGCTGGCGGCAAGCTGTTGCAGACCCTGGCCGACAACAACATCTTCCTGTCCTCCGCCTGCGGCGGCGGCGGCACCTGCGCGCAGTGCAAGTGCGTCGTCGAGTCCGGCGGCGGCGAGATGCTGTCCACCGAGGAGTCGCACTTCACCCGGCGCGAGGCCCGTGAGGGCTGGCGTCTTTCCTGCCAGACCCCGGTCAAGCAGGACATGAAGATCGAAGTCCCCGAAGAGGTCTTCGGCGTCAAGAAGTGGGAATGCACCGTCGAGTCCAACCCCAACGTCGCAACCTTCATCAAGGAGCTGACGCTGAAGCTGCCGGAAGGCGAGAACGTCGACTTCCGCGCCGGTGGTTATGTGCAGCTGGAATGCCCGCCGCACACCGTCAACTACAAGGACTTCGACATCCAGGAGGAGTACCGCGGCGACTGGGACAAGTTCAACCAGTGGAAGTACGTGTCCAAGGTCGACGAGACCGTGATCCGTGCCTATTCCATGGCCAACTACCCGGAAGAGCGCGGTCTGGTGAAGTTCAACATCCGTATCGCCTCGCCGCCCCCCGGCAAGGACGATCTGCCGCCGGGCAAGATGTCGTCCTACGTGTTCAGCCTTAAGCCGGGCGACAAGATCACCGTGTACGGGCCGTTCGGTGAATTCTTCGCCAAGGACACCGATGCCGAGATGGTCTTCATCGGTGGTGGTGCCGGTATGGCGCCGATGCGTTCGCACATCTTCGACCAGCTCAAGCGCCTGAAGTCCACGCGCAAGATCAGCTTCTGGTACGGCGCGCGCTCCATGCGTGAGTCGTTCTACAACGAAGAGTACGATCAGCTGGCCGCGGAGAACCCGAACTTCGAGTGGCATCTGGCATTGTCCGATCCGCAACCTGAAGACAACTGGACCGGCCTCAAGGGCTTCATCCACAACGTGCTGTACGAGAACTATCTGAAGGACCACCCGGCTCCGGAAGATTGTGAGTTCTACATGTGTGGCCCACCCATGATGAACGCCGCAGTGATCAAGATGCTGACCGACCTGGGTGTCGAGCCGGAGAACATCCTCCTCGACGACTTCGGCGGCTAA
- a CDS encoding NADH:ubiquinone reductase (Na(+)-transporting) subunit D yields MIMSQPTIKEVLLNPIFNNNPIGLQILGICSALAVTSNLQTALVMSAALTLVTGFSNLFISMIRSQIPSSIRMIVQMVIIASLVIVVDQVLKAYAFSLSKQLSVFVGLIITNCIVMGRAEAFAMQNPPVLSFFDGIGNGLGYSAMLIALGVIRELFGAGKLMGYEILSVVNDGGWYQPNGMLLLPPSAFFLIGLFIWAIRSWKKDQIEANAYKMAPQVSSKEAY; encoded by the coding sequence TTGATCATGTCGCAGCCGACTATTAAAGAAGTCCTGCTCAACCCGATCTTCAACAACAATCCAATCGGCCTGCAGATTCTGGGCATCTGCTCGGCGCTGGCGGTGACCTCGAACCTGCAGACCGCGCTGGTGATGTCCGCCGCGCTGACGCTGGTGACCGGTTTCTCCAACCTGTTCATCTCAATGATCCGCAGTCAGATTCCGAGCTCGATCCGCATGATCGTGCAGATGGTGATCATCGCCTCGCTGGTAATCGTGGTGGACCAGGTGCTCAAGGCGTATGCCTTCAGCCTGTCCAAACAGCTGTCGGTGTTCGTTGGTCTGATCATCACCAACTGCATCGTGATGGGCCGTGCCGAGGCCTTCGCCATGCAGAACCCGCCTGTGCTGTCGTTCTTCGACGGTATTGGTAATGGTCTGGGCTACAGCGCCATGCTGATTGCCCTGGGCGTTATTCGTGAACTGTTTGGCGCCGGCAAGCTGATGGGCTACGAGATTCTGTCGGTGGTCAACGACGGTGGTTGGTACCAGCCCAACGGTATGCTGCTGCTGCCACCTTCGGCGTTCTTCCTGATCGGTCTGTTCATCTGGGCCATTCGTAGCTGGAAGAAGGATCAGATCGAGGCCAACGCTTACAAGATGGCGCCTCAGGTATCCAGCAAGGAGGCCTATTAA
- a CDS encoding MgtC/SapB family protein: protein MYIAQHMDLTASLNTLASLLTAFLLGAVIGLERQYRQRTAGLRTNVLVAVGAALFVDIAMRFHAIYGGSPSPLHVVAYVVSGVGFLGAGVIMREEGNIRGINTAATLWGSAAVGVAAGTGMLVEAVLGTLFVLSANTLLRPIVNAINRQPLDVESVEVTNTVCVIADKERQKAIMMALEATLESGRYPVRDLEVNAFGEDDVEIEATLTVTSVDGDELDALMRKLTSLPGVRQAFWSPSTTG from the coding sequence ATGTATATCGCTCAACATATGGATCTGACAGCCTCACTCAATACCCTGGCGAGTCTGCTGACTGCGTTCCTGCTGGGAGCCGTGATTGGCCTGGAGCGTCAGTATCGTCAGCGCACGGCCGGCTTGCGTACCAACGTACTGGTTGCAGTCGGTGCCGCACTGTTCGTCGATATTGCCATGCGTTTTCATGCCATCTACGGCGGCAGCCCAAGCCCTTTGCACGTGGTGGCCTATGTGGTTTCGGGCGTAGGTTTCCTGGGGGCCGGCGTGATTATGCGTGAGGAAGGCAATATCCGTGGAATCAACACCGCTGCGACACTGTGGGGCTCCGCCGCAGTGGGTGTCGCCGCAGGCACCGGCATGCTGGTAGAGGCCGTGCTGGGGACGCTGTTTGTGTTGTCGGCCAATACCTTGCTACGCCCCATAGTCAATGCCATCAACCGACAACCCCTCGATGTGGAGTCGGTAGAAGTAACCAATACGGTCTGTGTGATCGCGGACAAGGAACGTCAGAAGGCAATCATGATGGCGTTGGAGGCTACCCTGGAGAGTGGTCGCTACCCAGTACGTGACTTGGAAGTCAACGCCTTCGGCGAAGACGATGTGGAGATTGAAGCCACTCTCACCGTTACATCGGTCGATGGCGATGAGCTGGATGCGCTGATGCGTAAGTTGACGTCATTGCCGGGGGTACGACAGGCGTTCTGGAGTCCCAGCACCACCGGTTGA
- the sthA gene encoding Si-specific NAD(P)(+) transhydrogenase, translating to MAVYNYDVVVLGSGPAGEGAAMNAAKAGRKVAVVDNRPLVGGNCTHLGTIPSKALRHSVRQIMQFNTNPMFRQIGEPRWFSFPDVLKSAEKVIAKQVTSRTGYYARNRIDTYFGTASFADEQTIEVVCLNGVVEKLVAKQIVIATGSRPYRPADVDFRHPRIYDSDTILSLGHTPRRLIIYGAGVIGCEYASIFSGLGVLVDLIDNRDQLLSFLDSEISDALSYHLRNNNVLIRHNEEYERIEGLENGVILHLKSGKKIKADALLWCNGRTGNTDQLGLENIGIAVNSRGQIQVDEHYRTEVSNIYAAGDVIGWPSLASAAADQGRSAAGSIVDNGSWRFVDDVPTGIYTIPEISSIGKTERELTQAKVPYEVGKAFFKGMARAQISVEPVGMLKILFHRETLEVLGVHCFGYQASEIVHIGQAIMNQKGEANSIKYFINTTFNYPTMAEAYRVAAFDGLNRLF from the coding sequence ATGGCGGTCTACAACTACGATGTGGTGGTGCTGGGCTCCGGCCCGGCGGGCGAGGGCGCGGCAATGAACGCTGCCAAGGCCGGGCGCAAGGTGGCGGTGGTGGACAACCGTCCGCTGGTCGGTGGCAACTGTACCCACCTCGGCACCATCCCCTCCAAGGCGCTGCGCCACTCGGTGCGGCAGATCATGCAGTTCAACACCAACCCGATGTTTCGCCAGATTGGCGAGCCGCGCTGGTTCTCCTTCCCTGATGTGCTGAAAAGCGCCGAGAAGGTGATCGCCAAGCAAGTCACCTCGCGCACGGGCTACTACGCGCGCAACCGCATCGACACCTATTTCGGCACAGCCAGCTTCGCCGACGAGCAGACGATCGAAGTGGTCTGCCTCAATGGCGTAGTGGAAAAGCTGGTGGCCAAGCAGATCGTCATCGCCACTGGCTCGCGCCCCTATCGCCCGGCCGATGTCGATTTCCGCCACCCGCGTATCTACGATAGCGACACCATTCTCAGCCTCGGCCACACGCCGCGCCGCCTGATCATCTACGGCGCCGGGGTGATCGGCTGTGAGTACGCCTCGATCTTCAGCGGCCTGGGTGTGCTGGTCGACCTGATCGACAACCGCGATCAACTGCTCAGCTTCCTCGACTCGGAAATCTCCGATGCCTTGAGCTATCACCTGCGCAACAACAATGTGCTGATTCGTCACAACGAAGAGTACGAGCGCATCGAGGGGCTGGAAAACGGCGTGATCCTGCACCTGAAGTCGGGCAAGAAGATCAAGGCCGACGCGCTGCTCTGGTGTAACGGTCGTACCGGTAATACCGACCAGCTGGGCCTGGAGAACATCGGCATCGCGGTCAACAGTCGTGGCCAGATCCAGGTCGACGAGCATTACCGCACCGAGGTCAGCAACATCTACGCCGCCGGTGACGTGATCGGTTGGCCGAGCCTGGCCAGCGCCGCTGCCGACCAGGGCCGTTCGGCTGCCGGCAGCATCGTCGACAACGGCAGCTGGCGTTTCGTCGATGATGTGCCGACCGGCATCTACACCATTCCGGAGATCAGTTCGATCGGTAAGACCGAGCGTGAACTGACTCAGGCCAAGGTGCCTTACGAAGTGGGCAAGGCCTTCTTCAAAGGCATGGCCCGTGCGCAGATCTCGGTCGAACCGGTGGGCATGCTGAAGATCCTCTTCCATCGTGAAACCCTGGAAGTGCTGGGCGTGCACTGCTTCGGCTATCAGGCCTCGGAGATCGTCCACATCGGCCAGGCAATCATGAACCAGAAGGGTGAAGCCAACAGCATCAAGTACTTCATCAACACCACCTTCAACTACCCGACCATGGCCGAGGCCTATCGGGTTGCCGCGTTCGACGGCCTCAACCGGCTTTTTTGA
- a CDS encoding FAD:protein FMN transferase → MGSTYSIKYVRSEGVAPQAELKAATEAILAEIDLQMSTYRDDSLIEQFNQAPAGTCQAMPKGVLDLVRAGNRLHEESQGYFDLTLEPLLDLWGFGPKGQGEAVPDAERLAEVRKRVGQQHLSIEGEQLCKDVDVEVDFNSIAAGYAVDQIVARLGELGVTSYLVEATGELKAAGFKPDGSHWRIGLEAPRNDQRVAQRILQLDGYGISTSGDYRNYFEENGQRYSHTLDPLTGKPVNHKLAAVTVADPSTLRADGLSTLLMVLGPDAGMAFAERNAIAAFFVTREGEGFVTQGTAAFEQLFAAGDEQ, encoded by the coding sequence ATGGGCAGCACCTATTCGATCAAATACGTCCGCAGTGAAGGTGTCGCGCCGCAAGCCGAACTCAAGGCCGCGACCGAGGCAATCCTCGCCGAAATCGATCTGCAGATGTCCACCTATCGCGATGATTCGCTGATCGAGCAGTTCAACCAGGCGCCGGCTGGTACCTGTCAGGCCATGCCCAAGGGCGTGCTGGATCTCGTGCGCGCCGGCAATCGCCTGCACGAGGAGAGTCAGGGCTACTTCGACCTGACGCTGGAGCCGTTGCTCGACCTCTGGGGTTTCGGGCCCAAAGGGCAGGGCGAGGCCGTGCCGGATGCCGAGCGTCTGGCTGAGGTGCGTAAGCGGGTTGGCCAACAGCATCTGAGCATCGAAGGCGAACAGCTGTGCAAGGACGTCGACGTGGAAGTCGACTTCAACAGCATCGCTGCCGGTTACGCTGTCGATCAGATCGTCGCGCGTCTGGGCGAGCTGGGCGTTACCAGTTACCTGGTCGAGGCCACCGGCGAGCTCAAGGCGGCTGGCTTCAAGCCTGACGGCAGCCACTGGCGTATTGGTCTGGAGGCGCCGCGCAATGATCAGCGTGTCGCTCAGCGCATCCTGCAGCTCGATGGTTACGGTATCTCCACCTCGGGGGACTATCGCAATTACTTCGAAGAGAACGGCCAGCGCTACTCGCATACGCTCGATCCGCTGACTGGAAAACCGGTCAATCACAAACTGGCAGCTGTTACGGTGGCAGATCCATCGACCTTGCGCGCCGATGGCTTGTCTACCCTATTGATGGTGCTTGGACCGGACGCCGGTATGGCCTTCGCCGAGCGCAACGCTATCGCGGCGTTTTTCGTGACGCGTGAGGGCGAGGGTTTCGTCACACAGGGCACGGCCGCATTCGAGCAGCTATTCGCTGCAGGAGATGAGCAATGA
- a CDS encoding Na(+)-translocating NADH-quinone reductase subunit A codes for MIKLKHGLDLPITGAPAQHIEAARPVRSVAVIGFDYHGMKPTMEVQVGDRVKLGQLLFTDKKTPGVRYTAPAAGVISAIHRGEKRVLQSVVIDIEGDEQETFSQYAADQLDSLSDEQVRENLQQSGLWTALRTRPFSKVPALDAVPSSIFVTAIDTHPLAADPAVIIGEYAADFENGLKVLGNLAKVFLCKAEGASLPGEHVAKVQSEAFAGPHPAGLPGTHIHFLDPVSTSKSVWQIGYQDVIAVGKLFTTGQLFVERVVALGGPVVEQPRLLRTRLGANLEELTAGELKPGFNRVISGSVFGGRTAQGAFAFLGRYHNQVSCLSEGNEREMMHYLRAGVNKHSVLNIFVSKLVGSKLFNFTTTTNGSPRAMVPVGNYEAVMPLDILPTQLLRYLIVGDTEMAQKLGCLELDEEDLALCTYVCAGKYEYGPILRDNLTRIEKEG; via the coding sequence ATGATCAAACTAAAGCATGGGCTTGATTTGCCCATAACGGGTGCGCCGGCACAGCATATCGAGGCCGCCAGGCCCGTACGCAGTGTCGCCGTCATCGGCTTCGACTATCACGGGATGAAGCCGACGATGGAAGTGCAGGTCGGTGACCGGGTCAAACTCGGTCAATTGCTGTTTACCGACAAGAAGACACCCGGCGTGCGCTATACCGCCCCTGCGGCTGGCGTGATCAGCGCCATCCATCGTGGTGAGAAGCGTGTCCTGCAGTCCGTTGTCATCGACATCGAAGGCGACGAGCAGGAAACCTTCAGCCAGTATGCTGCCGACCAACTCGACTCGCTGAGCGACGAGCAGGTTCGCGAGAACCTGCAGCAGTCCGGTCTTTGGACTGCGCTGCGTACCCGTCCGTTCAGCAAGGTGCCGGCGCTGGATGCCGTGCCGAGTTCGATCTTCGTCACTGCCATCGATACCCACCCACTTGCCGCCGATCCTGCGGTGATCATCGGTGAATACGCCGCTGACTTCGAAAACGGTCTGAAGGTACTGGGCAATCTGGCCAAGGTCTTCCTGTGCAAGGCCGAAGGTGCCAGCCTGCCGGGCGAGCATGTTGCCAAGGTGCAAAGCGAAGCCTTTGCCGGCCCGCACCCGGCGGGGCTGCCAGGCACTCACATTCACTTCCTTGACCCGGTCAGCACCAGCAAGAGTGTCTGGCAAATCGGTTATCAGGACGTGATCGCGGTGGGCAAACTGTTCACCACCGGTCAGTTGTTCGTCGAGCGTGTGGTCGCCCTCGGCGGCCCGGTTGTCGAGCAGCCACGTCTGCTGCGCACCCGCCTGGGCGCCAACCTGGAAGAACTCACCGCCGGTGAGCTCAAGCCAGGTTTCAACCGGGTGATTTCCGGCTCGGTGTTCGGCGGTCGTACCGCTCAGGGCGCTTTCGCCTTCCTTGGCCGTTACCACAACCAGGTGTCCTGCCTGAGCGAGGGTAACGAGCGCGAGATGATGCATTACCTGCGTGCCGGCGTTAACAAGCACTCGGTACTGAACATCTTCGTCTCCAAGCTGGTCGGCTCCAAGCTGTTCAACTTCACCACCACCACCAACGGCAGCCCGCGCGCCATGGTGCCGGTAGGCAACTACGAGGCGGTGATGCCGCTGGACATCCTGCCGACTCAACTGCTGCGCTACCTGATCGTCGGCGACACCGAGATGGCCCAGAAACTGGGTTGCCTGGAGCTCGACGAAGAAGACCTGGCGCTGTGCACCTACGTGTGCGCCGGCAAGTATGAATATGGCCCGATCCTGCGGGACAACCTCACCCGCATCGAGAAGGAGGGTTAA
- the nqrE gene encoding NADH:ubiquinone reductase (Na(+)-transporting) subunit E, translated as MEHYISLFVRAVFVENMALAFFLGMCTFIAISKKVETAIGLGIAVVVVLGITMPVNNLIYTNILKDGALAWAGMPEVDLSFLGLLTFIGVIAAIVQILEMTLDKYVPSLYNALGVFLPLITVNCAIMGGSLFMVERDYNLAESTVYGVGAGVSWALAIAALAGIREKLKYSDVPAGLQGLGITFITIGLMSLGFMSFSGVQL; from the coding sequence ATGGAACATTACATCAGCCTGTTCGTCCGTGCGGTGTTCGTCGAGAACATGGCGCTGGCGTTCTTCCTCGGCATGTGTACCTTCATCGCCATCTCCAAGAAGGTGGAAACCGCCATCGGCCTGGGTATCGCCGTGGTCGTGGTGCTGGGTATCACCATGCCGGTGAACAACCTGATCTATACCAACATCCTCAAGGATGGTGCCTTGGCCTGGGCTGGCATGCCTGAGGTGGACCTGTCCTTCCTCGGTCTGCTGACCTTCATCGGCGTGATCGCGGCCATCGTGCAGATCCTGGAAATGACCCTGGATAAGTACGTGCCCTCGCTGTACAACGCCCTCGGCGTGTTCCTGCCGCTGATTACCGTGAACTGCGCCATCATGGGTGGCTCGCTGTTCATGGTCGAGCGTGACTACAACCTGGCCGAGAGCACCGTCTACGGTGTCGGTGCGGGCGTGTCCTGGGCACTGGCCATCGCCGCGCTGGCCGGTATCCGCGAGAAGCTCAAGTACAGCGATGTACCGGCTGGCCTGCAGGGTCTGGGCATCACCTTCATCACCATCGGTCTCATGTCGCTGGGCTTCATGTCCTTCTCCGGCGTGCAGCTGTAA